The following coding sequences lie in one Cannabis sativa cultivar Pink pepper isolate KNU-18-1 chromosome 5, ASM2916894v1, whole genome shotgun sequence genomic window:
- the LOC115716866 gene encoding exonuclease 1-like isoform X5, producing MKPYIEPIHIKKYAGKRVGIDAYSWLHKGAYSCSMELCLNSDGEKKLRYIDYFMHRINLLRHHKITPVVVFDGGNVPCKSTTEQDRHRRRISNREIAMAKLKEGNVSAATEFFQLSILGNFSKQDLFPSKCLLPLLNYGINNSS from the exons atgaaaccttacattgaaCCCATTCACATCAAGAAATATGCTGGAAAACGAGTTGGTATTGATGCATATTCATGGCTTCACAAaggag caTATTCTTGTAGTATGGAGCTGTGTTTAAACTCAGATGGTGAGAAGAAATTGAGATACATTGATTACTTTATGCATAGAATCAATTTACTTCGACATCATAAGATAACTCCAGTGGTTGTTTTTGATGGTGGTAATGTACCTTGTAAATCTACAACTGAGCAAGACCGCCATAG GAGAAGAATAAGTAATCGCGAAATAGCAATGGCAAAGCTTAAAGAAGGCAATGTTAGTGCAGCTACTGAGTTCTTTCAG CTTTCGATTCTGGGTAATTTCAGCAAGCAGGACCTTTTTCCCAGCAAATGTTTGTTGCCCCTACTCAATTATGGAATAAACAA TAGCAGCTGA
- the LOC115716866 gene encoding exonuclease 1-like isoform X1: MKPYIEPIHIKKYAGKRVGIDAYSWLHKGAYSCSMELCLNSDGEKKLRYIDYFMHRINLLRHHKITPVVVFDGGNVPCKSTTEQDRHRRRISNREIAMAKLKEGNVSAATEFFQLSILGNFSKQDLFPSKCLLPLLNYGINKKTPKKMAVLSFLPIILRDQRRQIIRAHKGYYWMISTEMG, encoded by the exons atgaaaccttacattgaaCCCATTCACATCAAGAAATATGCTGGAAAACGAGTTGGTATTGATGCATATTCATGGCTTCACAAaggag caTATTCTTGTAGTATGGAGCTGTGTTTAAACTCAGATGGTGAGAAGAAATTGAGATACATTGATTACTTTATGCATAGAATCAATTTACTTCGACATCATAAGATAACTCCAGTGGTTGTTTTTGATGGTGGTAATGTACCTTGTAAATCTACAACTGAGCAAGACCGCCATAG GAGAAGAATAAGTAATCGCGAAATAGCAATGGCAAAGCTTAAAGAAGGCAATGTTAGTGCAGCTACTGAGTTCTTTCAG CTTTCGATTCTGGGTAATTTCAGCAAGCAGGACCTTTTTCCCAGCAAATGTTTGTTGCCCCTACTCAATTATGGAATAAACAA GAAAACACCCAAGAAAATGGCGGTTCTGAGTTTCTTGCCTATAATTTTGAGGGACCAAAGGAGGCAAATCATCAGAGCCCACAAAGGATATTATTGGATGATCAGTACTGAGATGGGATGA
- the LOC115716866 gene encoding exonuclease 1-like isoform X4 produces MKPYIEPIHIKKYAGKRVGIDAYSWLHKGAYSCSMELCLNSDGEKKLRYIDYFMHRINLLRHHKITPVVVFDGGNVPCKSTTEQDRHRRRISNREIAMAKLKEGNVSAATEFFQENTQENGGSEFLAYNFEGPKEANHQSPQRILLDDQY; encoded by the exons atgaaaccttacattgaaCCCATTCACATCAAGAAATATGCTGGAAAACGAGTTGGTATTGATGCATATTCATGGCTTCACAAaggag caTATTCTTGTAGTATGGAGCTGTGTTTAAACTCAGATGGTGAGAAGAAATTGAGATACATTGATTACTTTATGCATAGAATCAATTTACTTCGACATCATAAGATAACTCCAGTGGTTGTTTTTGATGGTGGTAATGTACCTTGTAAATCTACAACTGAGCAAGACCGCCATAG GAGAAGAATAAGTAATCGCGAAATAGCAATGGCAAAGCTTAAAGAAGGCAATGTTAGTGCAGCTACTGAGTTCTTTCAG GAAAACACCCAAGAAAATGGCGGTTCTGAGTTTCTTGCCTATAATTTTGAGGGACCAAAGGAGGCAAATCATCAGAGCCCACAAAGGATATTATTGGATGATCAGTACTGA
- the LOC115716866 gene encoding exonuclease 1-like isoform X3 — protein sequence MKPYIEPIHIKKYAGKRVGIDAYSWLHKGAYSCSMELCLNSDGEKKLRYIDYFMHRINLLRHHKITPVVVFDGGNVPCKSTTEQDRHRRRISNREIAMAKLKEGNVSAATEFFQVIWLNFPIFVELAIVVFRWLLNNVFIGCSVSLVFQVSW from the exons atgaaaccttacattgaaCCCATTCACATCAAGAAATATGCTGGAAAACGAGTTGGTATTGATGCATATTCATGGCTTCACAAaggag caTATTCTTGTAGTATGGAGCTGTGTTTAAACTCAGATGGTGAGAAGAAATTGAGATACATTGATTACTTTATGCATAGAATCAATTTACTTCGACATCATAAGATAACTCCAGTGGTTGTTTTTGATGGTGGTAATGTACCTTGTAAATCTACAACTGAGCAAGACCGCCATAG GAGAAGAATAAGTAATCGCGAAATAGCAATGGCAAAGCTTAAAGAAGGCAATGTTAGTGCAGCTACTGAGTTCTTTCAGGTAATTTGGCTTAATTTCCCCATTTTTGTGGAACTTGCAATTGTTGTGTTTAGATGGCTTTTGAATAATGTTTTTATTGGATGTAGTGTGTCCTTAGTCTTTCAAGTTAGCTGGTGA
- the LOC115716866 gene encoding exonuclease 1-like isoform X8 has translation MKPYIEPIHIKKYAGKRVGIDAYSWLHKGAYSCSMELCLNSDGEKKLRYIDYFMHRINLLRHHKITPVVVFDGGNVPCKSTTEQDRHRRRISNREIAMAKLKEGNVSAATEFFQLKIFRF, from the exons atgaaaccttacattgaaCCCATTCACATCAAGAAATATGCTGGAAAACGAGTTGGTATTGATGCATATTCATGGCTTCACAAaggag caTATTCTTGTAGTATGGAGCTGTGTTTAAACTCAGATGGTGAGAAGAAATTGAGATACATTGATTACTTTATGCATAGAATCAATTTACTTCGACATCATAAGATAACTCCAGTGGTTGTTTTTGATGGTGGTAATGTACCTTGTAAATCTACAACTGAGCAAGACCGCCATAG GAGAAGAATAAGTAATCGCGAAATAGCAATGGCAAAGCTTAAAGAAGGCAATGTTAGTGCAGCTACTGAGTTCTTTCAG TTGAAAATTTTCAGATTTTGA
- the LOC115716866 gene encoding exonuclease 1-like isoform X10, with translation MKPYIEPIHIKKYAGKRVGIDAYSWLHKGAYSCSMELCLNSDGEKKLRYIDYFMHRINLLRHHKITPVVVFDGGNVPCKSTTEQDRHRRRISNREIAMAKLKEGNVSAATEFFQ, from the exons atgaaaccttacattgaaCCCATTCACATCAAGAAATATGCTGGAAAACGAGTTGGTATTGATGCATATTCATGGCTTCACAAaggag caTATTCTTGTAGTATGGAGCTGTGTTTAAACTCAGATGGTGAGAAGAAATTGAGATACATTGATTACTTTATGCATAGAATCAATTTACTTCGACATCATAAGATAACTCCAGTGGTTGTTTTTGATGGTGGTAATGTACCTTGTAAATCTACAACTGAGCAAGACCGCCATAG GAGAAGAATAAGTAATCGCGAAATAGCAATGGCAAAGCTTAAAGAAGGCAATGTTAGTGCAGCTACTGAGTTCTTTCAG TAG
- the LOC115716866 gene encoding exonuclease 1-like isoform X2 has product MKPYIEPIHIKKYAGKRVGIDAYSWLHKGAYSCSMELCLNSDGEKKLRYIDYFMHRINLLRHHKITPVVVFDGGNVPCKSTTEQDRHRRRISNREIAMAKLKEGNVSAATEFFQLSILGNFSKQDLFPSKCLLPLLNYGINNMSYIVLASISSIFF; this is encoded by the exons atgaaaccttacattgaaCCCATTCACATCAAGAAATATGCTGGAAAACGAGTTGGTATTGATGCATATTCATGGCTTCACAAaggag caTATTCTTGTAGTATGGAGCTGTGTTTAAACTCAGATGGTGAGAAGAAATTGAGATACATTGATTACTTTATGCATAGAATCAATTTACTTCGACATCATAAGATAACTCCAGTGGTTGTTTTTGATGGTGGTAATGTACCTTGTAAATCTACAACTGAGCAAGACCGCCATAG GAGAAGAATAAGTAATCGCGAAATAGCAATGGCAAAGCTTAAAGAAGGCAATGTTAGTGCAGCTACTGAGTTCTTTCAG CTTTCGATTCTGGGTAATTTCAGCAAGCAGGACCTTTTTCCCAGCAAATGTTTGTTGCCCCTACTCAATTATGGAATAAACAA CATGAGCTATATCGTTCTTGCTTCGATCTCGTCCATCTTCTTCTAA
- the LOC115716866 gene encoding exonuclease 1-like isoform X7: MKPYIEPIHIKKYAGKRVGIDAYSWLHKGAYSCSMELCLNSDGEKKLRYIDYFMHRINLLRHHKITPVVVFDGGNVPCKSTTEQDRHRRRISNREIAMAKLKEGNVSAATEFFQHELYRSCFDLVHLLLIQ, translated from the exons atgaaaccttacattgaaCCCATTCACATCAAGAAATATGCTGGAAAACGAGTTGGTATTGATGCATATTCATGGCTTCACAAaggag caTATTCTTGTAGTATGGAGCTGTGTTTAAACTCAGATGGTGAGAAGAAATTGAGATACATTGATTACTTTATGCATAGAATCAATTTACTTCGACATCATAAGATAACTCCAGTGGTTGTTTTTGATGGTGGTAATGTACCTTGTAAATCTACAACTGAGCAAGACCGCCATAG GAGAAGAATAAGTAATCGCGAAATAGCAATGGCAAAGCTTAAAGAAGGCAATGTTAGTGCAGCTACTGAGTTCTTTCAG CATGAGCTATATCGTTCTTGCTTCGATCTCGTCCATCTTCTTCTAATCCAATGA
- the LOC115716866 gene encoding exonuclease 1-like isoform X6, which produces MKPYIEPIHIKKYAGKRVGIDAYSWLHKGAYSCSMELCLNSDGEKKLRYIDYFMHRINLLRHHKITPVVVFDGGNVPCKSTTEQDRHRRRISNREIAMAKLKEGNVSAATEFFQLSILGNFSKQDLFPSKCLLPLLNYGINN; this is translated from the exons atgaaaccttacattgaaCCCATTCACATCAAGAAATATGCTGGAAAACGAGTTGGTATTGATGCATATTCATGGCTTCACAAaggag caTATTCTTGTAGTATGGAGCTGTGTTTAAACTCAGATGGTGAGAAGAAATTGAGATACATTGATTACTTTATGCATAGAATCAATTTACTTCGACATCATAAGATAACTCCAGTGGTTGTTTTTGATGGTGGTAATGTACCTTGTAAATCTACAACTGAGCAAGACCGCCATAG GAGAAGAATAAGTAATCGCGAAATAGCAATGGCAAAGCTTAAAGAAGGCAATGTTAGTGCAGCTACTGAGTTCTTTCAG CTTTCGATTCTGGGTAATTTCAGCAAGCAGGACCTTTTTCCCAGCAAATGTTTGTTGCCCCTACTCAATTATGGAATAAACAA TTGA
- the LOC115716866 gene encoding exonuclease 1-like isoform X9: protein MKPYIEPIHIKKYAGKRVGIDAYSWLHKGAYSCSMELCLNSDGEKKLRYIDYFMHRINLLRHHKITPVVVFDGGNVPCKSTTEQDRHRRRISNREIAMAKLKEGNVSAATEFFQVNV, encoded by the exons atgaaaccttacattgaaCCCATTCACATCAAGAAATATGCTGGAAAACGAGTTGGTATTGATGCATATTCATGGCTTCACAAaggag caTATTCTTGTAGTATGGAGCTGTGTTTAAACTCAGATGGTGAGAAGAAATTGAGATACATTGATTACTTTATGCATAGAATCAATTTACTTCGACATCATAAGATAACTCCAGTGGTTGTTTTTGATGGTGGTAATGTACCTTGTAAATCTACAACTGAGCAAGACCGCCATAG GAGAAGAATAAGTAATCGCGAAATAGCAATGGCAAAGCTTAAAGAAGGCAATGTTAGTGCAGCTACTGAGTTCTTTCAG GTTAATGTTTGA